The Juglans regia cultivar Chandler chromosome 6, Walnut 2.0, whole genome shotgun sequence genome contains the following window.
TCACTGTTTTTGGTCCAAAGGTCCAAAACCTTGAAGTAAAGACAAAGTGaccaactttttcaaaagagtataaaaaacttgttaaaaaaatagtatattatttatattattttaaattttattatctctaATCATACCAATGACACGTGTGAAACATGAATATTCTTAAAGTCACGAGCATAACATGGGAAAAAGAGttaaattttgagataaataaatattttaaaaaaaataattttatttaaaagcctttttatactatattttatttacgtgacataattttatttaaaaatctctttatagtacatttttttattttgggagaTTTGTTGAATCAGCACTGCTATATACCACTGACTCGTATTCCCTTTGCGGTCTCGCGGCTGATGTGGCACAGCCgttaatattaaagaaaaaaataaaaaaaaaacaaaagaaaaataacccaGAAACATAACgcgggagggagggagaaattTACATTTCGAAGAAGAAACTGAGCCCCAAACCAGAGCATTTCGCTTGCCGTCTTCCGAGCCCCAAACCAGATCTTTTTTTGCTGCAGTCTTCCGAGCCCCAAACCAGAGAATCTTCTCTTGCGGTCTTCGATCCCTTGTCAATTTCTCTTGCAGTCTTTGGTGCCTACGTGCATTTTCTCATCTGAGTTTTAAGTGTAGTCTGTCATCTGCATTTCTGAGTAAGAGAATGGCTTGTTGTTGgctttttggatttttctttcataaaacatttagCTGGGTTGTTGCTCTaggttgcttttttcttttttgtttgtttgtctgtGAAAAATGGCTTTGTTTATTAGTGTTATGAACCCTCTTGAAATCTAGTGTTACGGTAGTCTGTTGCAATGTAATGAAAGTTGGGCTTTGTTTGTAATGAGATGAAGCTACTgtagaaaaacaaagaataaaattgcagcaaagatttttgagtgcagtataaaaaactaaataggAGTATAGGTGTATCTATTTAAACTGTAGAGTTGCAATTATGGCTTTGAAGGAGCGAGAGCTCAGTGTGCTGTTCCAAGATCCCAACGAAAGTGGCATTTTTTGTGTACAAATACCCTCGATAACATTTTAACAGTGCTGGATTATCTTACAATAGGGAGATGTGCGATCCTAATAGAGTTACTTTTCACTAGCTGACCCCCGAGACAGTGGATCATCTGATTATTTATTGTCCATTTGCGTCTGCATTTTCGGATATATACCTGTCTCGGGTTATTATTGCTTCAAATCCTACTGAACACAGAGGAACTATTCCTATAATGGCAATCAAGGGCATGGAGCAAGAGGAGGAGCAAGCGATGGGCATGATCCTTGGAGCTGTTGTTGGGTGAATTTTGGATAATGTTGAAATTGTAAGATTGTTAGTAGACATGGCGACAGGCGAATTTCTCATATGTAGTATTTTGGTGTTCTGCATTGGAGGTTTTTCTGGGGTTTCCATTCATATTCTTTTTATCTGCACTCTGAGCATACATTCTTAGATGTTCTGTCCGTGCAAAGAAAACTAAACTGTACATGTGTACATGCAAATTGTTGAGCTTCACCTTGCTCATCTTGTTTGGTTTCATTGTACTGAGGATTGAATCTAATCAAAAGATTGTATCTGAGTGACTAACAAGTGATTTAGACATTCTtgttgtaataattttaatgcTTTATTTCTTCGGAAGAAAGAAGTGTAAATCATGTACCTTGTTTGAATTGCAAATTGTTTATGCTAGAAGCTGCATCTTTCATATAGCTTCCTATTTCATTTGTCTGCACTAAATCTTTTATATAGCTTCCTATTTACTTTAGTTAGTAGCACACAGATACTTTGTGTTCCGAGAACCTTGTCTCTCTTTCtgctttgttctttctttttcagcAAATGGTGCAGGTTGtgatacttataaaataaatggcaTAGGTTGTGATATAGTCATGTGTGACATATGGATTATAGTAAGGCATTCCTCTAAAATAAATACACACTAAGCTTTGTGTTTTGAGTGAGGATATGTGAGGGACTTCTTAAACTACAATTCAACCCACTAACCACTtaagcctcgtttggttatacaaatgagataagatggaagttgaaagttgaataaaatattgttagaatataattttttaatattatttttgttttgagatttgtaaaaattgaattgtttatcgtattttgtgtgagagtttgagaaagttgtaatgattagatgagatgaggtgagttgagatggtttgtgtaaccaaacaaggccttaggacaggtttgggggatgggatgagacacaaaattctcatctcatctcatctcatttcatcattacacctttttcaaatcctcatataaaatataataaaaaatttaactttttcaaattcaaattcaactttttcaaatcccaatacaataataatactaaaacataatattttaaacactaaaacaaaacacaaaattctcatctcaccccccaaacctgcccttagtctcTAATTGCACCTCCATTTGTGTGGGTTGCTTTGGTCTATGTGATGGTCCTTGAGTTGATGCTATCTGGTGCTTCATTCTGCTCTATTGTCTGgcttattttcttgtattacCCTTGGTTGGTTATATGTTTATGGAGGCTTCATTTGATGAAGAGTGTTTGCCTTGCAAGTATTTGAGTTGCATAGACTGATAAAGGTAAGGTGGCCTTTGACTCTGTTGCTTAGCTTTTTATGATCTTAAAACgctttgattatatatattattcacatgAGAAGAATGCAACTtagttatttatattcaaacaggTCCAACAACTGATTGCTGGATCACCGCATGTTTTGCTTGAAAATGATGCTTTTCTTGGCAAACCTTCGTTGAAGGATTCTCCTGCAAAGAAACTTCCATCCAAGTATGTTGTAAAACTGCCATCATACATTTCAAAGTGCAAAGACGATTCCGAGAAGGAAAACCATAAAATGGAACGTTCTGCAGAAAATACAGTTGGGAAGACATCTGTTTCTTCCGCTAAAAATGGCAATCAGCCTTCAAATTGTGGGCCTTATCTTGGAAACTCGCAGCCAGCTCCTGTGGCTACTGATAATAAAATGGGTTCGTGGTACTTCCATCAGTCACCTGATAATCAATGGTTAATCCCTAATCCCTGTAGTCTCTCCATCTGAAGGACTCATATACAAGCCATATCCTGGGCCTGGGTTTATGGGAACTGCTTGTGGGGGATATAGACCTTTCATCCCGGCTCCCTTGACGGGAAACTTTATGAATTCAGCATATGGGGTTCCAACTCATCCTTTTCCTCAAGGAATTGGTAATCTTTCCAATAATTCTCCAGTTTGTCATTTCCTCTGTAGTTTTTTGTTATGATATTTGTAATGGGCTTCTCTATATTTCAGTGTTGTGACCtagtttttttcccttttttttttttgttaagtataGTGACCTGTTATACAGTATATTCATATGTTAAGTTTCTGGAGAATTAATACCTTTTGAATATATGTTgtctttctcaatttttttggtTGGACTGAGTACTTTTGTGTGGGGGTGGCATTTCTTAGTGCAGAAGATTGGTTTTTACTTCTCACCTTTGAAACCGCATCGTTcgcttcattttctttttaatgttcAACAACCCTTTATAATTGTGTTTTATATATACAACTCAAGTGTGATTATTGTACTGTTTTTGTAGTTAAATGTTATTTACctcaagaaaaatgaaactaattatGCCTCAGTATTGGGATATAGTTTCATCTCCAACATTGTTACACAGAAAATACTATATATGCTACCAACTTAAGAAgatttattgaagaaaaatatagcGCTTTTCCTGCCAAATCGTAGGTTTGGCTTATAAATTTTAAAGCTGATTATATTTCAAAGATATTGACATGTTACCAAGTCATGAaagtttcataaaattatttgtagcaAGATTGAGTGAATGTCttttagcatgtgtttttttaatgattttatggACACTTGGATTGGATTAGGGGTGGACTCTGACTCTGACGGAGTTGAAATGCCGACCTTTGAGGTCAAAACTCCCTCCAGCTCGGAGTCAAAGCTCTGATCGGAGTAGAAAATGGACTCGAGTGAGCAATCTGTGTAACATTCGCTAGAGCCATACTCGAGCGAACAATAAATGTGACGTTCGCTCAAGCCATACTCAAACGCCACTCGAGCAAAcatcacttcaaaaaaaaaaaaaaaaatttacaaaaaagtCGAAGTTCAAAGCCCACATAGGCTTTGACTCTGACTTCGAACTTCGAATACTGGAGTTGGAGTTACTCTGAATCCGACTTTAAATTCCTCAAACTCCATTGGAGTCggaaccaatgttttgaatatcgtaccggATACCGTACCGGTCAAAgtactgaaacgaaatatttcgataccggtaccattttgtgtatcgtttcgggatagtcgatttatgaataaattatattctaaaataatagtctatagataaatacattatatataaatatatatatataaattataaatagcttaatctgaattgggggtcaaaaaataagtttatagtttgaaaaaatgaaaaaaaaaaattaaaagctgaaATATCGGCTGGTACAGATCAAAATACAGGCCGGTACGGCTGTTTGGACAAGTATGAAATACATATGATACATATACCGGCCACTGGGCCGGTACGGAAGATTTCAACTGTACCGACCAGTATAGTAcgaaattaaaaatactaatcGAAACTTGCCGAAACTTGGGCAGAGTCCAGTACTTGAAAATTTTGCCCACCCCTAAATTGGAATTGAAAATTCAACTAAAGTAATGATATGCgaacaattattttacaatttcatgagcaattatgtaaaattaaaatactcaaaTTAAGAAAACTTTAATCATTTTAATGAGATGGTATCTTCATATTGGTTGATTGTAAAAGAGTTAGTTATACATATACGAAGATCTAATCTATTCTATTATTGGGGGCACCTTCGgattgtttagataatgagtgatctcaatccatttcatttaattattataattttttaaaatttttaaataaaatataatttttttaaatctcaaaataaaaattatattataataatattttatttaacttttaactctaatatcatctcaactcaacttaattcactattcaaatatcatttaaaaaactcTTCCGTGACTCTCACCATTGTCACCACCTCATCATCTTACCTCATCATATCCGTCATGCATTGTCCTTAACCCATGCAAAAAGATATTCACATTAGCACTCTTCGATCGTACCATTTTCCTAGGTGATTAaggtctagtttgtttttaagattaaaatttaaaattttaaaaattttgaaaagcctctcatcttattattataatttttttaaatttttatataaaataaaataaacaattcaattttttaaatctcaaaataaaaataatattaaaaaatatattctaataatattttattcaattttttaattttaatatcaatttatcacatctcatctattaaaacaattcaattttaagAGATTCGCTCTGTCCTGGTCCTTTCACGGGATATCTTGCTCAGCCAACCATAGAAGGActcttgtatttatttctaattttaatcaTACCATTACATTTGgtgagaacaaaataaaaaataaaaaataaagatgatttaTGGCAGCCATTGAAATAGATCTAATGAGGatggaaagaaacaaaaagatcCATGAGCAATTCACCCCAATTAGTGCAATCCAACTAGCAAccaacatgaaaataaataaataaataaaaaagggtttAGTGGAATGCACTTGAGAGCTTGCAAATCCACAAAGCAACGTACACGGGTTATCCACTCATAGCATCAGCATTgagtaaatttatctttaaattttaataaaaaatacatattttttatatatatctaaaacttttttatccataacttcacattgaattaactattgaattcatcaaaataataatataatattatttttttaataataatatttttttttcatattttataattacacttatcatatattaattaaaaatttaatttaaatcttacgTTATTATGACAAGATAGttagagattaaacgtgaataaaaatgACTAATggaaattaaaagtaaataaaaaataaatttgattagTGAACAGTagctcttcaaatttaaaaaaacgtataaatttattgtaactcaaagttttacatttatctctttgactaatccaatacagctctcttttaataaaattcatcatattttatatttgattaaacttttAATGAAATCAATACCAATGCTCTCGAGCGTTTACCCAGCAAAAGTAACCTTAAAAAagctcaatattttttatacttccaAGTTCTTCAATCTGTGTGGGCCATTATCTCCAAGTTGAGTGTGCAAAGAAGTTAAAAGGATCAATTCTCCTTGACTAGTCCTTGACATACTTTAGTCATCATCGAAGAAGTTAGATTggaaaagaaacgaaaacaATTGAAAgattggattttcttttcgAGCAAGAGAATCACTAAATGATTATTAGATATCTACAAACAACCTGCTTTTGATCATCCTGCATTAAGGAACCACACCATTCAGGTGCATTTGCTTTCATGATCATAACCCTTTTGTCTCTTTTACTCAAATCGTAGTTGAATTATCCGACTAATTATCAAATAGTTCCGGATTCCATAAGAGTACTATCAACCATGTCATTGAGTTCCGTTTGAAATTTGGATTGAACtattcagttcagtctaattttaaactgagtttaacatttaaaaattcaactctcaaatcattaaactcatattaactaAAAAACTCTTTACACGtaaaatctataatatttttcaactcaatatcttTTTACACATGGGATCgacaattttttcaacttcctataaatatatctaaactcattttaacatccaaacacatctaaacttatcttagatgGGTTCTACAAAATTCaatccaccatctcaactcacaacTATTCACAAAGAACTGAATTCATTTCAACTAAACTCAGCGTAACAAATGTTCCATGTCAAGTGTAGATGAGACCCAGCTTTACTATCCAAGATGAGACTTCAAGCACAAAAGGTGACTCCTCTCCGGCACCGGCGCTGTCTCAGACGTGGCAAAAGAGTGGAAGTTGTCCAGAGGGAACCGTTCCCATTCGCAGGATACGAAAGCAAGACTTGTTGATAATTTGTCTtgaaaatataatcaaatacatgatatacatgctcattaatttgttcaaattcTCAACCATAAATTTGAACCAGACTGCATTTCTGGGCACAAAGGGATACAATTATGTTGGAGCTAGAGGGGGAATAAATGCTTGGGGTCCAAGAGTTGAATCTGCCGATGAGTATACTACTGGCCAAATTTGGATTAGAACGGACCCCCCAGCATCAATTTTGAAAGTGTAGAAACAGGCTGGATGGTTTGTGCACCAACCCAAGCAAATTAATTGACCTCAAAttggaaattatatttacagttttagaatgtgtaaattttatgtattttttataaaaaaaatagataaatttatagaccatatgaaaaaattattttttaatgacaaactcCACTTGTATTCAAGTAAAACGTGTGAAacttacatattttaatattgtatctaacaattttttttcaggTCAACCCGAAATTATTTGGTGGTGCAGAACCTCGATGTTTTGCACGTAGGACTGTGAGTATACTTTCTTCTTGGAACGAACGGTAATTAGCTACgaatttatgagaattaattggtttcttcttgttttgttcatttttggTCAGTTGGATGGGTACGAAAAGACAGGTTGCATTAACCTCGTTTGCCCTGGGTTTGTACAAACTAGCAAGACCATCTTATTAGGAGGAATTCTTCAACCTTTGTCACAGAAAAATGGACCGCAGTATCAGATCGACCTCACGATAAAAATTCTCTCCCTCGCTTTTGCATGATGATCAGAGTTATCTATACAAATATTTTGCATCTAAACCCATGATTttgcatgacatgacataaaatCGATGATAATTTTGGGAGCAAAGAACGTGACTACAATGATGATAATTTTATCACAAATAGTGGATTTTTTTGCTTAATATGTGTATAGTATAGAGCTGTtgaatagagtttttcttaCACCTTACCGGCctatgtgttttttgttttaggatcCAAGTTCGGAAATTGGTGGCTACACTCTGGTCACAATATAATAGAGTATTGGCCTAGACCTATCctgtcttatttaaaaaaaaagtatcaccaCAATTGCATGTAGATGAGATGTTTGTAGCAAGAAGGTGAAGGGAAACAACCCTCACACTACAACAACCATGGAGAATGTGGATTTTGCAGTCGGGCACATGGCAGTACCTAAGGTTGAAGAACCCTGAATAGGTAGATGTTTTCGCCGAAGAACCCAATTGCTACACCGCCGCCAACTTCGACTCCTAAATCGGAGGTTGTTTTCTACTATGGAGGGCCTGGTCGGAACCCTCAATGTCCATGAGGTGGAGCAAACACGTTGGAAAAGGTTATGGTTGgatatgcatatatgcatggctAGGCTTGTTTTAACAATTTGAACATGTATTAATGTTCTATCTCGAtgaaacttaaaattataaaaccagttccattaatattaatatatatggtgcatgaatctctcattttttaaataattccgaacataattaaaaaatgcatgtaGCACATCCTTTTATTAAATACGTGCGTAATATCTTGATATTCGTAATTTattgtcaaaatattattttaattttaagagttaaaagaagaaatataaatataaattaagcatTTAAGCTAATGTATTAGGTGAACCGAATAAATTATAGATATTTTTGtgtctattttatttgaaatcttaaaatttggataaaacatttaaaatatctaaaaagaATAACGTTGTTTGAAACCTAATAGAGGCCATGCTTGGGCTCAAATATGAGCTCCACGGGCCTCAATATTCAACTGCAGGGGGTTCCAACTTCCAAGCATTGCCTCATCCGAATAGACCTGATGGCCTTGTGAAGCAGGTAGAATCATGATCTGGGCCCACCTTTTTTGTTGCTTTCAAGTGAATCCAGCTGTATTTGGTAACAAAAGTACACTGGTTTTTACCTCATATTGCAAAGTATTTACtgtttttcaaatatgaaaaaaatacaaaaatctcattttatcttattatttttttaaattttattataaaatattataaaaaatttaaattttattatttttaaattttaaaacaataataatattaaaaaataatattttaaatttttatttataattaaaaattctcattcCACTTTTTAAACTTGCGAGATCCAAAACCTTGAAGTAAAGACAAAGTGACCAACTTTTTCAatagagaataaaaaatttgttaaaaaaaatagtatattatttgtatagCAGAAAAGAACAAACCATGTGaccaattttaatttatgtggGCCAacaataaaaactattttataccttttatctccttttctctctaaactttttaataaatggataatatttgtgttgaaatCGAAAGTGCAAGATGTTAAACACTTAGCTCATAATACAAcgtcacaaaaaaatatattattttaaattttattatctctaATCATACTAATAATACGTGTGAAACATGAATATTCTTAAAGTCACGAGCATAACACTATAAAAAGAGTTAAATTTTGAGctaaataaatatcttttaaaaaataattttatttaaaagtttttttatattacaCACTAttgacatgatataatttaatttaaaagataaaaatttaattttataaataaaaatttaatttgataatgtGGAgtataaaaatacttaaatatcATTACTACTCCAAAActaaattaaatatgatcaacaattaaaattaagataattatataagaaaaaaaataatttgtattgatGTAGAACGTGCGtccgaaaaaaataaaattcacttcTAAAGATATATGCTTTTAGTGAGAATTGTTTGAATACGAGaagtcttttaatttattttatattatctaattattataatttttttaaaattttacataaattataataaataattttattttttaaaatattttaaaaaaaataatattaaaaataatattctacattattttatttaatttttagatcTAAATCTCCTCTAATCACATTTTCCTATTCTGTGCAGGATTTTGTGCTCTAGTCCGTGCATATAGCACCACTCGCAAAAAGCAGGTCATTCTATAATGGAAAAAGAGCTTCCAGCTCTGTCCAAAGAGGGCCCACAACTCCGCGCTTTTCCCTTTTTCCAGCTCTATCTTCACAGGAAATCCCTAAACACAAGCCCACCACATCCTTCTCACTacgaatctctctctctctctcaagttctCAACACCACCTCATCCTTCTCTTCACAaatctctctcttgctctcttctTCACTTGTAATCCTATACTTGTTCCTTAATCCACGCTTTATTGCTCTTTCCTCCATCAATTTCAGGTCCACATCAAAAGCAACTTTTTCTCTGAACCCTGACTTCTCTCGTAAATCCCTCAGCTTCCGGAAAAGATTATTCCGGAATCGCTTCTTGTTCTGAAGAAAGATTTTCACTTTGTTCTTCTGGAAACGTCGGTTGACTCCgggattttcaattttctgcaAGTGCGTTTTGATCTAAGAGGTCTGATTCGATTCTGGGTTTCCGAGAAGTCGGTCAATTTCCGAGAAAGTAAAGGTTGGTGGTTTCTGGACTTGATTAATATTGGATTTTGGAATTAGAGCTGCAGAACATAAAAGactaggtttttttattttttattttttatttttttattttgggggATTTGTTGAATTGTAGAGACGGAGAGAGGATgaaaagagggagagatgaCGAGAAGATCATGGGGCCTATGTTCCCAAGGCTTCATGTCAATGATACGGAGAAAGGAGGGCCAAGAGCACCTCCAAGGAATAAAATGGCTCTCTATGAACGGCTAAGTATTCCCTCTCAGCGGTTCAATCCCGGGGTCTTGCCTCTTAACCACACAGATAACACTAGCAGCCCGGTATACCCAGCATCGTCAAGCCAGGTAATTCTTAGAACCAACAACTTGTGTCTTTGCTTTGTTACGTACGGTTTCATGTAGAGTAGTACTTTCTAATTTCTAAAATCTCTGACATATGCCTCGGTTTTAAGTTAATAGGCTGGAGATAGATTGTGAAGTCTTTGTGTATTAGTTGATGACTCAATCGTAAATATATGGTAGAATGATAGTGGACTGTAAAATCAGAGTGTGTGAGTAATTGGGCGGAGTCGTTATTCATTGAATAGCTTATGATTTAGGTTTTTCATGTGCTTGGATTGTTCGGGGAATGCTAGGTGGGAGCAGATTGTTTAACATGCTTATAAATTGTTCCTGTTTTCTTCTCCACTCGAATGGGAAATTGCCTTACCATTAGGGAGTGTTTATAGTTGTATTTGGATGCTATTCTAAGTTCTTgctcttgcattttttttaacacatagCATACTTGCATCTGTGAAGGGAGCAAGCATATTTGCATTTACCAACTCTAGGGTAGTACCATTGGTTCTCATATTTCTGCAACTGATTACTAGGAgcaataaatattgtttttcagGGAAATGGCCTTGAAAGAAATTACAACTTTCCACTTCATGTACCTCCATCAATACCCACACATCAGGGTGAGAAATTGCCTGTTCACCGTTCTGAAGGATCAGGTTTGAATAATTCATTGGCACAACTTGAGCAGAGAAAGAAGGTaggagatgaagatgattttATTGTTCCTATATTTGTTCAATCAGGGACTGGGCAATCCCATAGTAAAACTCTGAACAGTAATGATAGGGAAAAAATTGCCTCCTTCAGCCCTACCTATTATGGTTGTTCCACAAAACACCCAAAAGATTGTGGTAAGAATCCCAAGTTGATTACCTCCCCACATATAAATTTGGGACAAGAAGTAAGATGTGAGAGTGAAGGGGACCCAAGATTGAGAGTTTCAAGTCATTCTGTACTATCTGCAACAGATCTGTCAACCAGAGAAAAGTTTGAAGGGCTCGTAAAGGAAACTAAGGCAGCTCCAGATCAGGAGTATCGAGATTTCCCTGTGACTAACATAAGCAGTTCATATGATATTGATGCTTCTTTACAACAAGAGTTCAGAACCAGGTCACAGCTGGTTGACACTGGATTTGCTGATTCTGTAAGGGATGAAGACGATGGAAAAGTTGCCCACCCAAGGAGCATCACTCACTTGGGGGAGGTGAATAGCAGTCCCAATGAGCCTAATAATGGCAATGAATATTGTAGAGACAGGACAAATGTGTCACTACAAGTGGGAAATGTAGACAGAAGTGATGATGTTTCGGAGACCTCAATGGTAGATTCGATAACAGGCTTTGATATCTCTCCAGATGATGTTGTGGGGATAATAGGTCAGAAACATTTCTGGAAAGCGAGAAAAGCTATTGTCAAGTAAGTGTGAATTCTTATTGATATCTACTCAAATGTGTTGCCTCCTGGTGGTCTTAAATCCAAGGATACCATGTGAAACTTTCCTTTCCTGTTTGTtgttaaagttaaaatatacaGAATGATCATATATGCTTGTATCACTAATAACTGTAGCATCCTCATGCTATCTCATATGATGTGGAGAAACAGCCAGACAAAAGACGAAGTTAGGGTACTGAAGCATCGcgtacccccccccccccttgcgttttttgtttttgggttacAAGGTCAAGCACAACaatgaattttgagaaaattatgaaaatgaatttcTTGTAGATTATCTATTGAAACGTGATTAACTTTTCTCTCTCAATACTACTGAGTTTAACTTAAGAACTTATGTTGGCCCTCTTCTATGTCTATGTTCATTATGTAAATTAAGGAATGTCTTACTCTTACTTTCTATTGGAGAAGTGAAGTGATCATCATTCT
Protein-coding sequences here:
- the LOC109001595 gene encoding protein EARLY FLOWERING 3; translation: MKRGRDDEKIMGPMFPRLHVNDTEKGGPRAPPRNKMALYERLSIPSQRFNPGVLPLNHTDNTSSPVYPASSSQGNGLERNYNFPLHVPPSIPTHQGEKLPVHRSEGSGLNNSLAQLEQRKKVGDEDDFIVPIFVQSGTGQSHSKTLNSNDREKIASFSPTYYGCSTKHPKDCGKNPKLITSPHINLGQEVRCESEGDPRLRVSSHSVLSATDLSTREKFEGLVKETKAAPDQEYRDFPVTNISSSYDIDASLQQEFRTRSQLVDTGFADSVRDEDDGKVAHPRSITHLGEVNSSPNEPNNGNEYCRDRTNVSLQVGNVDRSDDVSETSMVDSITGFDISPDDVVGIIGQKHFWKARKAIVNQQRVFAVQVFELHRLIKVQQLIAGSPHVLLENGAFLGKPSLKDCPAKKLPSKYVVKPPSYISKCKDNSEKENHKMERSAENAVGKTSVSSAKNGNQPSNCGHFLGNSQPVPVATDNKMGSWSFHQSPGNQWLIPVVSPSEGLIYKPYPGPGFMGTACGGYGPFSPAPLTGNFMNSAYGGVPTHPYHQGIGNLPNTSLVGQTYFPTYGMPVMHPAMPGSGVEQVNQYAGPGLHGQTQVSVGGANSNMQHQSSCNMPNSTNGASPQVGKFQAAKDGELQGSTASSPCERPQGVGTGYTSKGEDALPLFPMASVVPEAAPQLHETDQTARVIKVVPHNPRTATESAARIFQSIQEERKQYDSA